The following are encoded in a window of Nocardia sp. BMG111209 genomic DNA:
- a CDS encoding alpha/beta hydrolase, with translation MHTTPAAYRDQPDWQALQRLLPARLHLTEQTAPTEEFWPWRGHEIHLDRYPAPAAPAKILLHHGVGTNGRHLTLILGAPLARRGFETIALDNLGYGLTRLRRGHTPTYEDWVDLVVDYLAHERARDDRPIILYGLSAGGMLAYHVAAKAPANTLHGIVGMTFLDQRVQQVRDETAHDLLNARVGAPFLRLLAPTPAGRVRYPMTLAAKMSALVNDPAALRLMIADPTSAGNRVPIRFLSSYLNYRPAVEPEDFTACPILLTQPARDRWSPPHLAESFLSRITRVPVQRVLLENAGHYPLEEPGLRQLEDAVAEFATATTLPGPDSRSAG, from the coding sequence GTGCACACCACCCCCGCCGCCTACCGTGACCAACCGGATTGGCAGGCGCTACAACGCCTCCTGCCCGCCCGCCTGCACCTGACCGAGCAGACGGCCCCCACGGAGGAATTCTGGCCCTGGCGAGGCCACGAGATCCACCTCGACCGCTATCCCGCCCCGGCGGCCCCCGCGAAGATCCTCCTGCACCACGGCGTGGGCACCAACGGCCGCCACCTCACCCTGATCCTCGGCGCCCCCCTGGCCCGCCGCGGCTTCGAAACCATCGCCCTCGACAACCTCGGCTACGGCCTCACCCGTCTCCGCCGCGGCCACACCCCCACCTACGAGGACTGGGTCGACCTCGTGGTCGACTACCTCGCCCACGAACGTGCCCGCGACGACCGTCCGATCATCCTCTACGGCCTCAGCGCGGGCGGCATGCTGGCCTACCATGTGGCCGCGAAGGCCCCCGCGAACACCCTGCACGGCATAGTCGGCATGACGTTCCTCGACCAGCGTGTCCAGCAGGTCCGCGACGAAACGGCCCACGACCTGCTCAACGCCCGCGTCGGCGCCCCCTTCCTGCGCCTCCTGGCCCCCACCCCCGCCGGCCGGGTCCGCTACCCCATGACCCTCGCCGCCAAGATGTCCGCGCTGGTGAACGATCCGGCCGCTCTGCGCCTCATGATCGCCGACCCCACCTCCGCGGGCAACCGGGTCCCGATCCGCTTCCTGAGCAGCTACCTGAACTACCGTCCCGCGGTCGAACCGGAGGACTTCACCGCCTGCCCGATCCTGCTGACCCAGCCCGCCCGCGACCGCTGGTCCCCGCCGCATCTGGCCGAATCGTTCCTGTCCCGCATCACCCGGGTGCCGGTCCAGCGGGTGCTGCTGGAGAACGCCGGCCACTATCCGCTCGAGGAGCCGGGCCTGCGTCAACTGGAGGACGCGGTCGCCGAATTCGCGACCGCCACCACCCTTCCCGGGCCGGACTCCCGGTCGGCCGGTTAG